One Spinacia oleracea cultivar Varoflay chromosome 4, BTI_SOV_V1, whole genome shotgun sequence DNA segment encodes these proteins:
- the LOC110793562 gene encoding uncharacterized protein gives MAYVAPHKRLSKTQGGDPPPTPVLPNFEKSLSLNSSRSGSGKRMDKSTSHVKGIVYANGSISRWLAVPSMDVLQLPSSLSLVPATIDSPLLKSEDKMFTLVNGQSQAEHHGIKSCQLEKMWASVAETVHADLLSAFQNIRNEMVDQNPEEFKTAVVARFGKVVFRRKNPSHDLDFTKENSVSESYVKQQRRMFYTTVPVEYMDHIKIAAVPELGVHFEGEKELYYVKLADAKRPNSVVSCKCRIHKDEQKLELYKIELNPVRHVVIDMSCIAKNVDLRLALCTKKTLIALRDEEMEEIRSLISSAIFDPNVKGGLRWSLGKGKSGGQYNVVGVWHTKEDIFRNPFMKLKVRKADRYDFLTSTGEVTGEVVLRLIQIMNLLVQGSEAIDVLTMLEDALKLIEKHFLAWEGSLHSAVNQ, from the exons ATGGCGTACGTTGCACCACACAAACGGCTGTCAAAGACCCAAGGGGGGGACCCACCTCCCACGCCTGTGCTTCCCAACTTTGAGAAGAGTCTTAGTCTAAATTCATCAAGATCAGGTTCTGGTAAGAGGATGGATAAGAGTACCTCACATGTGAAGGGAATTGTTTATGCTAATGGCTCTATATCAAGATGGCTGGCAGTTCCGTCAATGGATGTTCTGCAGCTTCCATCTTCATTAAGCTTGGTTCCAGCTACCATTGATTCTCCGTTGTTGAAATCTGAAGATAAAATGTTCACCTTAGTTAATGGGCAGTCACAAGCAG AGCACCATGGCATTAAGAGCTGTCAATTGGAGAAAATGTGGGCATCAGTTGCTGAAACTGTACATGCAGATCTGCTTTCAGCTTTTCAGAATATAAGAAATGAAATGGTGGATCAAAATCCGGAAGAATTCAAGACTGCAGTTGTTGCGAGATTCGGAAAAGTGGTTTTTCGTCGGAA GAATCCTTCGCACGACCTAGATTTTACCAAGGAAAATTCAGTTTCTGAATCTTATGTAAAGCAACAGCGGAGAATGTTCTATACAACTGTTCCTGTAGAATACATGGACCACATTAAAATCGCGGCTGTCCCTGAGCTCGGTGTTCATTTTGAGGGGGAAAAAGAGCTTTATTATGTAAAG CTGGCTGATGCTAAACGTCCCAATTCAGTAGTATCTTGCAAATGTAGAATCCATAAAGATGAACAGAAACTTGAACTCTACAAG ATTGAATTAAACCCAGTGCGCCATGTAGTTATAGATATGTCTTGCATTGCAAAGAATGTGGACCTAAGGTTGGCGCTATGCACAAAGAAGACCTTAATAGCTCTTCGG GATGAAGAAATGGAAGAAATAAGAAGTCTTATTAGTTCAGCGATTTTCGACCCAAATGTGAAAGGTGGTCTTAGGTGGTCTTTAGGGAAAGGTAAGTCTGGCGGTCAGTACAATGTTGTTGGTGTGTGGCACACCAAGGAAGACATCTTCCGTAACCCGTTTATGAAGCTAAAAGTGAGAAAGGCTGATCGATATGATTTCCTTACTTCAACGGGTGAAGTTACAGGGGAAGTTGTTCTTCGGCTGATACAGATAATGAACCTACTG GTGCAGGGAAGTGAGGCTATAGATGTTTTGACCATGCTTGAAGATGCACTGAAATtgattgagaaacacttcctaGCATGGGAGGGTAGTCTGCACTCTGCA